The following is a genomic window from Branchiostoma lanceolatum isolate klBraLanc5 chromosome 10, klBraLanc5.hap2, whole genome shotgun sequence.
cattttttgaccaaatgacctgaaatttggtacagaggtaatgtaggcaaaaaccaatgtacgttcttttcctttttttgatattgaccttgaaagtgattttattgaggtttttaggctatttttagcatatcttggcctcctgcgcccttgtatttcaaccgaatgacctgaaatttgctgtatatgtggcttgaacaaatatttaaaggactacattcccatttttggcatacatatattcaaaacgatttattttgggctttcttgacaatatttgccacttctgtcactttcaatactacatatgacctacaggtcattgaccccgagtgccttgcacctggccaagcttgaagtttgcttacgaggaggaaagaccggacataaacatttaacgtgattatcgggaaaacaccatgttcccttaaactcagtggttaaattgcagtttaggaaattttataacagaaaacaagttaaatcaatgattttgtgaatgtttattctagcattagttattccagatattttcaaactccaaattcttcaacacaacacgggagatcgtttctcctcagactggcgcgacactcctgtcaaaattgattgatgatctctctctgccgccgacttcatacatgatcaaaggcgggtggtaggcggtgccttcctacatgtcctacgtacgggcgtatggatcgtagaattcggcaaaaaaggaatgattaggccagtagagtcagtccccggtaaggtcaatgattcgcccctttgcgctagcttgtaacgttaaatgaatgtaccctctggtggccaaacttcactgacaaactttctccctattatcatcatgagcttgcgttagtctggtactagtgactattatgtgccgggaatgtttatctatcgcacgccttggaaggaagttcaaccatgataaatggtcggccgttgcgaaaatttggaatcccatgctgttgatttttgtgattgaatctgtaagaaaatatattttcatgtttttgggacggacgccgggacggggtgaattttttctatcattttcgtcccgttagtaatgcaaatcgaatcgtgttgcacaagaggcaaaacactgaaaacgtgggtcttgtggagtgttttggagcgggaaaatgccggatattagcggtgccgaacagtgtacatcgtcgctcgcgggtgacgctccgtcaaaacaaatccgctggtggtctagcgcggccaccgaaaataggcagaaacacacaggaggacttagcaccttcgtttatgagggcaattgtgaaaatcttttgttacaaattgttcgaacattgaaacatttggatagatggtttgaaactgttctaaataaagagatttttgtgtagttacgttcgaaatgtttccaacgtatgtgaaatgagttcaaacatgttataagtttcaattctaattgtttgaacactttagaactgttgtgacttagacattcttttaatcaaaatagttcaaacatattacaaatattatattaaaaccctctcggtgactttgaattgacccaaatatgttgtttttggtcatttccttcgtctcctgtcaaatcttcatatgtatactatggaaaacttcattcttccctggggctgatcttttttaattcaattttgaactgggttgattatgcgcaagagtgtaattttcagcggatatttttcgactggtttacatggaaatggcacggaatatcccattcttgcaaggggaggattctttaattatttctttcaattttgagctggaatgattatgaaaaagtccattctttagcagaagtgttaatcaattagtggatatggttgtggattggtccatattgtgttgaggtgctactggaagactcagttttggactggggtgattcatttttttagtgcaagtattttagaatggtccattgttattttgggagagtccattttttgcatggcgaggagtatggctaaacatgctgtatttgctcgcaaatgttgcctttctagtttctttttcttctgcaTTGGAGACTTGTTGCCAAAGAGTTTGGACACAACTTTAGGTTTTGGAGAGTGCGCCGCCTTGCGAGAAAGTTGTGGCGATGTTCTTGGGCTACTTTCTCTACTGAGCGCTCCCTTGTCTTTGGTCGGAGTCTGTAAGGAGGATATGGGTGCGATTTGCACACGCCGCTGGTCGTCTTCGGAATCGCTGCTACTGCATAGAGACTGGTTGACAAGGTCCATTCTTTTTCTGGCTTGCTTTGGCGACGGTTTATACGCGCTTAGCTTAGAGACTGCGTTTTCTTCTGAGCTCTCGCCATCTTGCTCAGTACCTGAGTCCGTGAAAAAGTCTGGATCTAGTTCGGAAGACGCGGTTAGTGCCTTCACCCACGACTGCACTTCGGCCTCATCCTCTGCACTGAACACTAACCCTGCGTCTTCGAAATTCTCGTAGGAAAGTTGGAACTGGAACTTTCCCATCCCCGATGTCGTCAAGCTGCGC
Proteins encoded in this region:
- the LOC136442883 gene encoding uncharacterized protein isoform X1, giving the protein MFVRKHDSTSSMSRFLPDWVKRGQEKESQLRGLREGRLEGIPEEPGKKTKGRTPAMTETHDSFPTSVDMRKSSPPKTGGRRRESISHTLQLALSETRPELPVLSHPVALSDLTSPDQQGWLFSETDGTRYWCVVADMLFCMFEEESSEQAIKVLVLPGYDVKALTFQSEKVRAEPSDHDDDEHDEKQQDTLKRARSLTTSGMGKFQFQLSYENFEDAGLVFSAEDEAEVQSWVKALTASSELDPDFFTDSGTEQDGESSEENAVSKLSAYKPSPKQARKRMDLVNQSLCSSSDSEDDQRRVQIAPISSLQTPTKDKGALSRESSPRTSPQLSRKAAHSPKPKVVSKLFGNKSPMQKKKKLERQHLRANTACLAILLAMQKMDSPKITMDHSKILALKK
- the LOC136442883 gene encoding uncharacterized protein isoform X2 — its product is MVVSACWGRRALLNFNRPFKLQLRGLREGRLEGIPEEPGKKTKGRTPAMTETHDSFPTSVDMRKSSPPKTGGRRRESISHTLQLALSETRPELPVLSHPVALSDLTSPDQQGWLFSETDGTRYWCVVADMLFCMFEEESSEQAIKVLVLPGYDVKALTFQSEKVRAEPSDHDDDEHDEKQQDTLKRARSLTTSGMGKFQFQLSYENFEDAGLVFSAEDEAEVQSWVKALTASSELDPDFFTDSGTEQDGESSEENAVSKLSAYKPSPKQARKRMDLVNQSLCSSSDSEDDQRRVQIAPISSLQTPTKDKGALSRESSPRTSPQLSRKAAHSPKPKVVSKLFGNKSPMQKKKKLERQHLRANTACLAILLAMQKMDSPKITMDHSKILALKK
- the LOC136442883 gene encoding uncharacterized protein isoform X3 is translated as MTETHDSFPTSVDMRKSSPPKTGGRRRESISHTLQLALSETRPELPVLSHPVALSDLTSPDQQGWLFSETDGTRYWCVVADMLFCMFEEESSEQAIKVLVLPGYDVKALTFQSEKVRAEPSDHDDDEHDEKQQDTLKRARSLTTSGMGKFQFQLSYENFEDAGLVFSAEDEAEVQSWVKALTASSELDPDFFTDSGTEQDGESSEENAVSKLSAYKPSPKQARKRMDLVNQSLCSSSDSEDDQRRVQIAPISSLQTPTKDKGALSRESSPRTSPQLSRKAAHSPKPKVVSKLFGNKSPMQKKKKLERQHLRANTACLAILLAMQKMDSPKITMDHSKILALKK